CACCCTGGGCGACCCCGAGGAGGCCGCCGACGCGCTGCAGGACGCCTTCCTGTCCGCGTTCCGCGCGGCGGGACGGTTTCGCGGCGACGCGGCCGTCACCACCTGGCTGCACCGCATCGTGGTGAACGCCTGCCTGGACCGGCTGCGCCGCAAGTCGATCAGGCCCGCCACCCCGATGGGCGACACCGACAAGATGGACGCGCTGGCGCCCAGGCTGCCCGACCCCACCGACGGACACGGGACGCTGCTGGACGTCACCGCCGCGCTCAACGAGCTGCCGTACGAGCAGCGGGCGGCGCTGGTCCTGGTGGACATGATGGGGTATGCCGTCGATGACGCCGCCGAGTTCCTGGACGTGCCCGCCGGCACCATCAAGAGCCGCTGCGCCCGCGGCCGTGCCCGTCTCGCCCCCCGTCTCGCACATCTCAGGAACCGTCAGGCACGCGGAAACGTCGAAGGTACGGACACGGAAGGAGGTGGCCGGCCCAAGTGAACCCCGCACACCTGGACCACGAGGCCCTGGCCGACCTGGCCGAGGGCCTGCTCGACGACGATGAAGCCGCCTCCGCCAACGCGCATCTCGACGATTGCGCCGCATGCCGGAAGCTGTCTGCCGAGGTGGCCGACGTCTCCCGGATCCTGGCGGACGTTCCCGCACCGCCCATGCCCGCCCACCTGGCGGCACGCATCGAGGAGGCCCTCCGGGCCGAGTCGATGGCCGTCGCCACGGTCGCGAGTCTGGAGCACCGGCGCGGGAGACGGCACCTGCGGGTCTTCTCCGCCGCCGCGGTCACCGTGGTGGCCCTCGGCGGCGGCGCCCTCGTCGGCACCGAACTGCTCGGCGGTTCGCTGAACGGCAACGACGGCATGCACACCCAGGCCCCGGCCGGCGACAACCCGCGACTGAACGCGGCCATGTCGTTCACCACGGTGTCCAGCGGCACCCACTACCGCGCCGACGCCTTGAAAGACCAGGTCACCGACGTGGTGGCCCGGGCCTCATCGCTCCCCGGCCGGGAGTCCGCCGCCGAGCCCCGCGTGGCCGGCTGCGTCCGGCACCACACCCACGGGGCCAAGCCGGTCCTGGTCGACACGGCCGACTACGAGAGCCGTGAGGCCACGGTGATCGTCATCCCGTCCACCGGCTCCCGCTGGCGCGTCGTGGTGGCCGGCCCCGCCTGCTCCACGGACGTCCCCGACCTCATCAACGAGATCACCGTTCCGGCCCCCTGAGCACCCCTCGCCGCCGGCGTGACGCGTACGTCGTTCGGTGTGCCTTGGGCGGGGTCAGAGGTCGGCGAGGAAGGACTCGACGATGTTCCAGGTGCGTTCGGAGGCGTCGGGGTCGTGGTCGGTCAGGTCGGGGTCGGTGTAGAGGTGGCCGGCGCCCCGGTAGCGGTAGACCTCGACGTCGGCGCCGGCGCGGCGCATGCGGAGGTACCAGGCGTTCAGCCAGTCGTCGGTCTCGTACGGGTCGGGGTCGGCGACGTGGAGCTGGACGGGGATCTCGGTGGTCGCGTCGTCGGCCACGTCGGAGGTGCCGTGCAGGAGGACCAGGCCGCGGGCGCGTTCGTCGGCCAGCGCGAGGTTCTGGGCGAGGGCGCCGCCGAGCGAGAAGCCGGCGTAGACGAGGCCCTGGTCGGAGTGGGGGGCCGCGGCGGCGACGGCGCGGCGGAGGAGTTCGTCGCG
The DNA window shown above is from Thermomonospora umbrina and carries:
- the sigM gene encoding RNA polymerase sigma factor SigM, translating into MASVSASPVDEFSDKELMSRHAEGDPHAFGQLVTRHRDRMWAVAVRTLGDPEEAADALQDAFLSAFRAAGRFRGDAAVTTWLHRIVVNACLDRLRRKSIRPATPMGDTDKMDALAPRLPDPTDGHGTLLDVTAALNELPYEQRAALVLVDMMGYAVDDAAEFLDVPAGTIKSRCARGRARLAPRLAHLRNRQARGNVEGTDTEGGGRPK
- a CDS encoding dienelactone hydrolase family protein, whose translation is MSRILLLHSMYGLRPAVHAAAERLRTAGHEVHVPDLYAGRTADDPEAAEAVREEIGRDELLRRAVAAAAPHSDQGLVYAGFSLGGALAQNLALADERARGLVLLHGTSDVADDATTEIPVQLHVADPDPYETDDWLNAWYLRMRRAGADVEVYRYRGAGHLYTDPDLTDHDPDASERTWNIVESFLADL